One Pseudomonas lalucatii genomic window carries:
- a CDS encoding DUF2274 domain-containing protein produces MSTPKLRLGPLPKTESLKLTFTCPASLKADLERYASLHSQAYGEEVDALTLIPHMLEAFMARDRVFRRRGTAT; encoded by the coding sequence ATGAGCACGCCCAAGCTGCGCCTCGGCCCGCTGCCGAAAACCGAGAGCCTGAAGCTGACCTTCACCTGCCCCGCCAGCCTGAAGGCCGACCTCGAGCGCTACGCCTCGCTGCACTCGCAAGCCTATGGCGAAGAGGTCGATGCCCTGACGCTCATTCCGCACATGCTGGAGGCGTTCATGGCGAGGGATCGGGTATTCAGAAGACGTGGTACCGCGACCTGA
- a CDS encoding Fic family protein produces the protein MHLVGYAWLREAMQLSAFPLRLPAIVQPVTRLKKIGQTLAVPPATAPGADDLLGHILFALKHEGINLAILAQALPKIPVTTLENALQEAPNGIYIRKACYLREAFTGEEVPQHAPVRGAFVPLFDPRHYVTRPGARNSRWRVEFNGLGNMHYCATVERTTRLNELQEHDILGRAKAFMESLPPIMMDRAINWAYLHETKDSFAIEREAPSEDKSRRFIQLLRQAHERQPLTEEYLVALQNATVSNPYDLAAAFRHEQNHLAGALQGAAGVTYVPPSPELCRELMESLMQFANEAPSQIDPLVAAGIISFGFVFLHPFMDGNGRLSRFLIHQALCRAGALENGLLLPVSVAMKREERLYLEALQGFSRPARDFWDVQWIDFGKLTFDFRGDAAIYRYWDATACVIFTMEMAQHALEVELREEAAFLECYDKVYRTVDERFDIRGSDLANLVMMCLTNDGFVSKHRRKQYQYTVPTEAFDYIEQIAQQVLCEQRAAQEERP, from the coding sequence ATGCACCTAGTCGGTTACGCCTGGCTACGCGAAGCCATGCAGTTGTCTGCATTCCCCTTGCGCCTGCCAGCCATTGTGCAACCTGTCACTCGCTTGAAGAAGATAGGCCAGACCTTGGCTGTACCACCTGCCACCGCGCCGGGAGCCGATGATTTGCTCGGCCACATTCTATTTGCCCTGAAGCACGAGGGGATCAATCTTGCCATTCTGGCCCAGGCTCTCCCCAAGATACCAGTCACAACCCTGGAGAATGCCCTGCAAGAGGCGCCCAACGGTATCTACATTCGCAAGGCGTGCTATCTGAGGGAAGCGTTTACTGGCGAGGAGGTTCCTCAGCATGCGCCGGTTCGAGGCGCCTTCGTACCGCTCTTCGATCCCAGGCACTACGTGACCCGCCCGGGAGCGAGAAACTCGCGATGGAGGGTTGAGTTCAACGGCCTCGGCAACATGCACTACTGCGCCACCGTGGAAAGAACCACCAGGCTGAACGAGCTTCAGGAACACGACATTCTTGGCCGGGCAAAAGCCTTCATGGAGTCCCTGCCACCGATCATGATGGATCGGGCGATCAACTGGGCCTATTTACATGAGACCAAGGACTCGTTCGCTATCGAACGCGAAGCGCCGAGCGAGGACAAGTCGCGGCGATTTATTCAACTGCTACGCCAGGCACATGAGCGACAGCCTCTGACCGAGGAGTATCTGGTGGCGTTGCAGAACGCCACAGTATCGAACCCTTATGATCTAGCTGCGGCATTCAGGCACGAACAAAACCACCTCGCAGGAGCGCTTCAGGGGGCTGCGGGGGTAACTTACGTTCCCCCATCACCAGAGCTGTGCCGCGAATTGATGGAAAGCCTCATGCAGTTTGCGAATGAGGCACCCAGCCAGATCGACCCGCTGGTAGCAGCTGGAATCATCTCCTTCGGTTTCGTATTCCTCCACCCCTTCATGGATGGAAACGGACGCCTTTCCCGATTCTTGATCCACCAGGCACTTTGCCGGGCAGGTGCCTTGGAGAACGGCCTTCTACTTCCAGTGTCAGTGGCTATGAAACGTGAGGAGCGCCTGTATCTGGAGGCCTTGCAGGGATTCTCCCGCCCAGCCCGGGATTTTTGGGATGTGCAATGGATCGACTTTGGCAAGTTAACTTTCGACTTCCGAGGCGATGCGGCGATTTACCGCTATTGGGACGCAACTGCCTGCGTCATCTTCACCATGGAAATGGCTCAGCACGCCCTAGAGGTCGAACTCCGGGAAGAAGCCGCTTTCCTAGAGTGCTACGACAAGGTCTACAGGACTGTGGATGAGCGGTTCGACATCCGCGGCAGCGACTTGGCTAATCTGGTGATGATGTGCCTGACCAATGATGGCTTTGTTTCAAAACACCGCCGTAAGCAATACCAGTACACGGTCCCCACTGAAGCCTTCGACTACATCGAACAGATTGCCCAACAAGTACTTTGCGAGCAACGTGCAGCTCAAGAAGAACGCCCATGA
- a CDS encoding histone-like nucleoid-structuring protein, MvaT/MvaU family codes for MSKLAEFRALEQQLAAQLAELEALKKDDGLKKEMEFEEKLRALMSKYDKSLRDIIAILDPQTKVTKPAKQDAGPRRPRQVKRYKNPKTGEVVETKGGNHKILKAWKEEFGADVVEGWLQ; via the coding sequence ATGTCAAAACTTGCCGAATTTCGTGCCCTTGAACAGCAGCTGGCCGCTCAACTGGCAGAACTGGAAGCACTCAAGAAAGACGATGGCCTGAAAAAGGAAATGGAGTTTGAGGAAAAGCTTCGCGCCTTGATGTCGAAATACGACAAGAGCCTGCGCGATATCATCGCCATCCTTGACCCGCAAACCAAAGTTACCAAACCCGCGAAGCAGGATGCCGGGCCGCGCCGACCTCGCCAAGTAAAGCGCTACAAGAATCCCAAGACAGGTGAGGTTGTGGAAACCAAGGGTGGCAACCACAAAATCCTGAAAGCCTGGAAAGAAGAGTTCGGCGCCGACGTGGTTGAGGGCTGGCTGCAGTAG
- a CDS encoding pyocin activator PrtN family protein: protein MKTLFLLMAQYEGQAIVPLDRVCQDYFSHLSPEMFQRKALQGALPIPIVRMEPSQKSAKGVHLEDLAAYLDAQRLEAIRERDQLSGGRRAGRAR, encoded by the coding sequence ATGAAAACACTGTTTTTGCTGATGGCGCAGTACGAAGGGCAGGCAATAGTCCCACTCGATCGAGTTTGTCAGGACTATTTTTCACACCTCAGCCCCGAGATGTTCCAGCGCAAGGCTTTGCAAGGCGCACTGCCCATCCCTATCGTGCGCATGGAACCAAGCCAAAAGTCTGCCAAGGGCGTGCACCTTGAGGATCTAGCCGCTTATCTCGACGCCCAGCGACTAGAGGCGATCAGGGAGCGGGATCAACTCAGCGGCGGCCGCCGCGCCGGGAGAGCCCGTTGA
- a CDS encoding tyrosine-type recombinase/integrase, translated as MATIRARKSADGSLRYTAQIRIKKNGMQVYQESQTFARKQAAQAWAKRRETELDEPGAIERANFSGTTVASMIERYLEEYGKARPIGKTKKATLEAIAKTYLGECEDRRVSAQVLVDYALWRMSDEGGGVRPQTAGNDLAHLGAVLSVARPAWGCEIDPHAMADARKVLTKLGYKLKSRERDRRPTLNELNLIFAEFERVLEARPTSINMLKVSCFAIFSTRRQEEICRIRWDDLDGSRQSVMVRDMKNPGDKIGNNVWCHLPDEAWSIVQSMPRLCDEIFPYNSESVSTAWSRACECAGIKDLHFHDLRHDGVSRLFQMGWDIPRVASVSGHRDWNSLRRYTHLNGRGDPYNGWKWLPKVLASSVKFGDRTLNGLSRRGGRR; from the coding sequence GTGGCAACCATTCGAGCCCGAAAGAGCGCGGACGGCTCGCTCCGCTATACCGCGCAGATCCGTATCAAGAAAAACGGCATGCAAGTCTACCAAGAGAGCCAGACTTTCGCCCGCAAGCAGGCCGCGCAAGCCTGGGCCAAGCGTCGCGAGACCGAATTGGATGAGCCAGGTGCTATCGAGCGGGCGAATTTCTCGGGCACCACTGTGGCCTCTATGATCGAGAGATATCTTGAGGAATACGGCAAAGCCAGGCCTATCGGCAAGACCAAGAAGGCGACTCTCGAGGCCATCGCCAAGACCTATCTGGGTGAGTGCGAGGATCGCCGGGTGAGCGCTCAGGTGCTGGTGGACTACGCCCTATGGCGCATGAGTGACGAGGGTGGTGGCGTCCGGCCGCAGACCGCGGGCAATGACCTTGCCCATCTCGGCGCCGTGCTATCCGTAGCCCGTCCTGCTTGGGGGTGCGAGATCGACCCGCATGCGATGGCGGATGCGCGGAAAGTGCTGACCAAGTTGGGCTACAAGCTGAAGAGTCGCGAACGCGATCGCCGACCGACGCTGAATGAGCTGAATTTGATATTTGCAGAGTTTGAGAGGGTTCTCGAGGCTCGACCAACGTCTATCAATATGTTGAAGGTGTCATGCTTCGCCATATTTTCCACTAGGCGACAGGAGGAAATCTGTCGTATCCGCTGGGATGATCTCGATGGGTCTCGGCAGTCGGTGATGGTGCGGGACATGAAGAACCCGGGCGACAAGATCGGCAACAACGTCTGGTGTCATCTGCCTGACGAAGCCTGGTCAATCGTGCAGAGCATGCCGCGTTTATGCGACGAAATTTTCCCTTACAACAGTGAGTCGGTGTCCACCGCCTGGAGTCGAGCTTGCGAGTGTGCTGGAATTAAGGACTTGCACTTTCACGACCTTCGCCACGACGGCGTCAGTCGGCTATTCCAAATGGGGTGGGATATCCCTCGTGTGGCAAGTGTTTCTGGTCATAGGGACTGGAATTCGTTGCGACGCTATACCCACCTGAATGGGCGCGGCGATCCCTATAACGGATGGAAATGGTTGCCGAAGGTACTGGCATCAAGCGTAAAGTTTGGTGATCGTACGCTCAACGGGCTCTCCCGGCGCGGCGGCCGCCGCTGA
- the dusA gene encoding tRNA dihydrouridine(20/20a) synthase DusA: MPLESASTPATTRPSLSRRFSVAPMMDWTDRHCRFFLRQLSTHTLLYTEMVTTGALLHGDSARFLRHDEAEYPLALQLGGSVPAELAACARLAEAAGYDEVNLNVGCPSDRVQNNMIGACLMAHPALVAECVKAMRDAVSIPVTVKHRIGIDGRDSYAELCDFVGQVCEAGCESFTVHARIAILSGLSPKENREVPPLRYEVAAQIKRDFPDLEIILNGGIKTLDECRSHLQTFDGVMLGREAYHNPYLLAQVDRQLFGSEAPALSRFEAMQSMRDYIAAHLAEGGSMHHITRHMLGLAQGFKGARRFRQLLSVDIHKTAEPLALFDQAALLLQGH, translated from the coding sequence ATGCCTCTAGAATCAGCCTCAACACCAGCAACCACGCGCCCTTCCCTGTCTCGCCGCTTCTCCGTGGCGCCGATGATGGATTGGACCGACCGGCACTGCCGGTTCTTCCTGCGGCAACTGTCCACGCACACCCTGCTCTATACCGAGATGGTCACCACCGGCGCCTTGCTGCACGGCGACAGTGCGCGCTTCCTGCGCCACGACGAGGCGGAATATCCCCTGGCCCTGCAGCTGGGCGGCAGCGTGCCGGCGGAACTGGCGGCCTGCGCCAGGCTGGCCGAGGCCGCCGGCTACGACGAGGTCAACCTGAACGTCGGCTGCCCCAGTGACCGGGTGCAGAACAACATGATCGGTGCCTGCCTGATGGCCCACCCGGCGCTGGTCGCCGAGTGCGTCAAGGCCATGCGCGATGCGGTGAGCATTCCGGTCACGGTCAAGCACCGTATCGGCATCGACGGGCGCGACAGTTATGCCGAGCTATGCGACTTCGTCGGCCAAGTATGCGAAGCCGGCTGCGAGAGCTTCACCGTGCACGCGCGCATCGCCATCCTCTCCGGCCTGTCGCCGAAGGAGAACCGCGAGGTGCCACCGCTGCGCTACGAGGTGGCGGCGCAAATCAAACGCGACTTCCCGGATCTGGAGATCATCCTCAACGGCGGCATCAAGACGCTGGATGAGTGCCGGAGCCACCTGCAGACCTTCGACGGTGTGATGCTCGGCCGCGAGGCCTACCACAACCCCTACCTGCTGGCGCAGGTGGATCGACAGCTGTTCGGCTCAGAGGCGCCGGCACTGAGCCGCTTCGAGGCCATGCAATCGATGCGCGACTATATCGCCGCGCACCTGGCCGAAGGCGGCAGCATGCACCACATCACCCGCCACATGCTCGGCCTGGCCCAGGGCTTCAAGGGCGCACGGCGCTTCCGCCAGCTGCTATCGGTGGACATCCACAAGACCGCCGAGCCCCTGGCGCTGTTCGATCAGGCCGCGCTCTTGCTGCAAGGCCACTAG
- the tal gene encoding transaldolase, with protein MTSKLDQLKQFTTVVADTGDLDAIARLKPVDATTNPSLLLKAAGMPRYAELLRSAVSASDGDLDLACDRFAVAVGQEILKVIPGRISTEVDARLSFDTQATLRRAERLIELYEQAGIGRERVLIKIAATWEGIRAAEQLEKAGIQCNLTLLFAFAQAQACAEAGVFLISPFVGRIYDWYKKAEGRDFVGAEDPGVQSVTRIYDYYKANGYSTVVMGASFRNLGQIEQLAGCDRLTISPELLQQLADDQAPLQRMLGSDSAAEPRDSMDEARFRWALNEDAMATEKLAEGIRLFARDQEKLESLLAGLA; from the coding sequence ATGACCTCCAAGCTGGATCAACTCAAGCAGTTCACTACCGTAGTCGCCGACACCGGCGACCTCGATGCCATCGCCCGACTGAAGCCGGTCGACGCCACCACCAACCCTTCCCTGCTGCTCAAGGCCGCGGGCATGCCGCGCTACGCCGAGCTGCTGCGCAGCGCCGTCTCCGCCAGCGATGGCGACCTCGACCTGGCCTGCGACCGCTTCGCCGTGGCGGTCGGCCAGGAGATTCTCAAGGTGATTCCCGGGCGCATCTCCACCGAGGTGGATGCGCGCCTGTCGTTCGACACCCAGGCCACCCTGCGCCGCGCCGAACGCCTGATCGAACTGTACGAACAGGCCGGCATCGGCCGCGAGCGGGTGCTGATCAAGATCGCAGCGACCTGGGAGGGCATCCGCGCCGCCGAGCAGCTGGAGAAGGCCGGCATCCAGTGCAACCTGACCCTGCTGTTCGCCTTCGCCCAGGCCCAGGCCTGCGCCGAAGCCGGAGTATTCCTGATCTCGCCCTTTGTGGGGCGCATCTACGACTGGTACAAGAAGGCCGAGGGCCGCGACTTCGTCGGCGCGGAAGATCCCGGCGTACAGTCGGTCACGCGCATCTACGACTACTACAAGGCCAACGGCTACTCGACCGTGGTAATGGGCGCCAGCTTCCGCAACCTCGGCCAGATCGAGCAGCTGGCCGGCTGCGATCGCCTGACCATCAGCCCGGAACTGCTGCAGCAACTGGCCGACGACCAGGCCCCGCTGCAGCGCATGCTGGGCAGCGACAGCGCCGCCGAGCCCCGCGATTCAATGGACGAGGCCCGGTTCCGCTGGGCACTCAACGAGGACGCCATGGCCACGGAAAAACTCGCCGAGGGCATTCGTCTGTTCGCCCGCGACCAGGAGAAACTGGAAAGCCTGCTGGCCGGCCTGGCCTGA
- the rssC gene encoding anti-sigma factor antagonist RssC has translation MSPGRIQFAEQDGTFVLKFVGEVRLTLCSALDATIEKIFSALNFSAIVIDLTETRSIDSTTLGLLAKLSILSRQKIGLLPTVVTTHADITRLLQSMGFDQVFNIVNKPIPCPECLADLPSQDQSEEVVRAKVLEAHRILMGLNESNREAFHDLVSALEHR, from the coding sequence ATGAGCCCCGGTAGAATCCAATTCGCCGAACAGGACGGCACCTTCGTCCTGAAGTTTGTCGGCGAGGTGCGTTTGACCCTCTGCTCGGCGCTGGACGCCACCATCGAGAAGATCTTCAGCGCGCTGAATTTCTCCGCCATCGTCATCGACCTGACGGAAACCCGCAGCATCGACAGTACGACCCTGGGCCTGCTGGCGAAGCTGTCGATCCTCTCGCGGCAGAAGATCGGCCTGCTGCCGACCGTGGTCACCACCCACGCGGACATCACCCGCCTGCTGCAGTCGATGGGCTTCGATCAGGTGTTCAATATCGTCAACAAGCCGATCCCCTGTCCGGAATGCCTGGCCGACCTGCCGTCGCAGGATCAGTCGGAGGAGGTCGTGCGGGCCAAGGTGCTGGAGGCGCACCGCATCCTCATGGGGCTGAACGAGTCCAATCGCGAAGCCTTCCACGACTTGGTCAGCGCCCTCGAACATCGCTGA
- the rssB gene encoding two-component system response regulator RssB: MHKTSATLLIIDDDEVVRASLAAYLEDSGFNVLQAANGLQGLEVFQREQPDVVVCDLRMPQVDGLELIRRINALGVETPVIVVSGAGVMTDAVEALRLGAADYLIKPLEDLAVLEHSVRRALDRAHLRQENQRYREKLEAANRELEASLHLLQEDQNAGRQVQINMLPVTPWQVDGLQFAHQIIPSLYLSGDFVDYFRVDERRVAFYLADVSGHGASSAFVTVLLKFMTTRLLYESRRGGRLRQFKPSEVLGHINRGLINCKLGKHVTMLGGVIDEQSGQLHYSIGGHLPLPVLFSEGKAQYLNGRGLPVGLFEEADYSDHVLELPESFSLTLLSDGILDLLPGDTLKEKETALPELVASAGGTLDGLRQVLGLANLEDMPDDIALLVLSRNLA, translated from the coding sequence ATGCACAAAACCAGTGCCACACTGCTGATCATCGATGACGACGAAGTAGTGCGCGCGAGCCTCGCGGCCTATTTGGAAGACAGTGGTTTCAACGTCCTGCAGGCCGCCAATGGCCTTCAGGGCCTCGAAGTGTTTCAGCGCGAGCAGCCGGATGTGGTGGTCTGCGACCTGCGCATGCCCCAGGTCGATGGTCTGGAGTTGATCCGCCGCATCAATGCGCTGGGCGTGGAGACGCCGGTCATCGTGGTCTCCGGCGCGGGGGTCATGACCGATGCGGTCGAGGCCCTGCGCCTGGGCGCCGCCGACTACCTGATCAAGCCCCTGGAAGACCTCGCGGTGCTGGAACATTCGGTGCGCCGCGCCCTGGATCGTGCGCACCTGCGTCAGGAGAACCAGCGCTACCGCGAGAAGCTGGAGGCCGCCAACCGCGAGCTGGAAGCCAGCCTGCACCTGCTGCAGGAGGACCAGAACGCCGGGCGCCAGGTGCAGATCAACATGCTGCCGGTCACCCCATGGCAGGTCGATGGCCTGCAGTTCGCCCACCAGATCATCCCGTCGCTCTATCTGTCCGGTGATTTCGTCGACTACTTCCGGGTCGATGAGCGACGCGTGGCCTTCTATCTCGCCGATGTTTCCGGTCACGGAGCATCCTCGGCCTTCGTCACCGTGCTGCTGAAGTTCATGACCACGCGGCTGCTCTACGAGTCGCGGCGCGGTGGGCGCTTGCGCCAGTTCAAGCCGTCCGAGGTACTTGGTCATATCAACCGCGGCTTGATCAACTGCAAGCTGGGCAAGCATGTGACCATGCTCGGCGGGGTGATCGACGAGCAGAGCGGCCAGCTGCATTACAGCATCGGCGGCCATCTGCCGCTGCCGGTGCTGTTCAGCGAGGGCAAGGCGCAGTACCTGAACGGCCGCGGCCTGCCGGTAGGCCTGTTCGAGGAGGCCGACTACAGCGACCATGTGCTCGAGCTGCCCGAGTCGTTCAGCCTGACGCTGCTGTCGGACGGAATTCTCGATCTGTTGCCGGGCGATACCCTGAAGGAAAAGGAAACCGCTCTGCCGGAACTGGTCGCCTCGGCGGGGGGCACCCTGGACGGGTTGCGCCAAGTGCTCGGGCTGGCCAATCTGGAGGATATGCCGGATGATATCGCCTTGCTGGTGTTAAGCAGGAACCTTGCATGA
- a CDS encoding PilZ domain-containing protein, whose protein sequence is MSQSDRDYSEKRDYIRMRLEAPVTLHGPDGEIPALCLDLSSTGMQLEAASALKMGDQVRVHIASEHNALKGLDAQAEVVRVSELDNGRQALGLAIISMN, encoded by the coding sequence ATGAGCCAAAGTGATCGTGACTACAGCGAAAAACGCGACTACATCCGCATGCGCCTGGAGGCGCCGGTCACCCTGCATGGCCCCGACGGGGAGATCCCGGCGCTGTGTCTCGACCTGTCGAGCACAGGCATGCAACTCGAGGCCGCGTCGGCGCTGAAGATGGGCGATCAGGTCCGGGTACACATCGCCTCCGAGCACAACGCACTCAAGGGGCTGGATGCCCAGGCCGAGGTCGTCAGGGTCAGCGAGCTGGACAACGGCCGCCAAGCCCTCGGCCTGGCGATCATCTCGATGAACTGA
- a CDS encoding VacJ family lipoprotein: protein MLCAGLVLLPLAAQAAEEDPWEGFNRAIFRFNDTVDTYALKPLAQGYQAVTPDFLEDGVHNVFGNLGDIGNLANDLLQGKFHDAGVDTGRVIFNTTFGLLGFFDVASQMGLQRNDEDFGQTLGAWGLGSGPYVVLPLLGPSTIRDAAGKVPDAFLEPYPYMGHVPTRNLTRGVDVIDTRASLLSAERLISGDKYLFVRNAYLQNREFRVQDGQVEDDF, encoded by the coding sequence ATGCTGTGTGCCGGCCTGGTGCTGCTTCCGCTGGCGGCGCAAGCGGCCGAGGAGGATCCCTGGGAAGGGTTCAACCGGGCCATCTTCCGCTTCAACGACACTGTCGACACCTACGCGCTCAAGCCCTTGGCCCAGGGTTACCAGGCGGTGACCCCGGACTTTCTCGAGGACGGTGTGCATAACGTCTTCGGCAACCTCGGCGATATCGGCAACCTGGCCAACGACCTGTTGCAGGGCAAGTTCCACGATGCCGGTGTGGACACCGGCCGGGTGATCTTCAACACCACCTTCGGCCTGCTCGGCTTCTTCGACGTCGCCAGCCAGATGGGGCTGCAGAGAAACGACGAGGACTTCGGCCAGACCCTCGGCGCCTGGGGGCTGGGTAGCGGACCCTATGTAGTGCTGCCGCTGCTCGGCCCGAGCACCATCCGCGACGCGGCCGGCAAGGTGCCGGACGCCTTCCTGGAGCCCTATCCCTACATGGGGCATGTGCCGACGCGCAACCTCACCCGTGGCGTGGACGTCATCGACACCCGCGCCAGCCTGCTGTCCGCCGAGAGACTGATCAGCGGCGACAAGTACCTGTTCGTGCGCAACGCCTACCTGCAGAATCGCGAGTTCCGGGTGCAGGACGGCCAGGTCGAGGACGACTTCTGA
- a CDS encoding HAD family phosphatase — translation MPTSATPPAFSALLFGLSGCLVDFGARTLPLSLQRLYPEGGDGQTNLEQVLRRTPQPPERRALEQALGEAAGEHAEPTPGASALLDDLYRRNLPCAWLDELPHEASIRLAEPLPGWLPGIPRNEVIRPWPAPDACWHALMRLQVTQLDGCVLISGEPRLLQAGLNAGLWTIGLAACGPLCGQAPADWRALDPVERDRLRTQATLTLYRLGVHSVIDQLTELGPCLADLSARRQKGEKP, via the coding sequence ATGCCTACATCCGCCACCCCTCCCGCCTTCTCCGCCCTGTTGTTCGGCCTGTCCGGCTGCCTGGTCGACTTCGGTGCGCGCACCCTGCCCCTGAGCCTGCAACGCCTGTATCCAGAGGGCGGCGACGGCCAGACGAATCTCGAACAAGTGCTCCGCCGCACGCCGCAGCCCCCTGAGCGCCGAGCCCTTGAGCAGGCGCTCGGCGAAGCGGCCGGCGAACATGCCGAGCCCACGCCCGGGGCGAGTGCGCTGCTCGACGACCTGTACCGACGGAACCTGCCATGCGCCTGGCTCGACGAACTGCCACACGAGGCCAGCATCCGCCTGGCCGAGCCCCTGCCCGGCTGGCTGCCGGGCATCCCGAGGAATGAGGTGATTCGCCCCTGGCCCGCGCCGGATGCCTGCTGGCACGCCTTGATGCGCCTGCAGGTGACGCAACTGGACGGCTGCGTGCTGATCAGCGGCGAGCCGCGCCTGCTGCAGGCCGGCCTGAATGCCGGGCTCTGGACCATCGGCCTGGCTGCCTGCGGCCCCCTCTGCGGCCAGGCCCCGGCGGACTGGCGCGCGCTCGACCCGGTCGAGCGCGACAGGTTGCGCACCCAGGCGACCCTGACGCTGTATCGCCTGGGCGTGCATTCGGTGATCGACCAGCTCACCGAACTGGGTCCCTGCCTGGCGGACCTCAGTGCCCGCCGGCAGAAAGGCGAGAAACCATGA
- a CDS encoding DUF4404 family protein, giving the protein MPANRLQQQLEELRKQLAEGPPLSEEERASLFLLTQEIELQLARQAAAAPDATLVDGVNLAVERFEASHPTLAGTLRNILQSLANMGI; this is encoded by the coding sequence ATGCCTGCAAATCGTCTGCAGCAGCAACTGGAAGAACTGCGCAAGCAACTGGCCGAAGGCCCGCCGCTCAGCGAAGAAGAGCGCGCCTCGCTATTCCTGCTGACCCAGGAAATCGAGTTGCAGCTGGCCCGCCAGGCCGCAGCCGCGCCGGATGCCACGCTGGTCGACGGAGTCAACCTGGCCGTGGAACGCTTCGAGGCCAGCCACCCGACCCTGGCCGGCACCCTGCGCAATATCCTGCAGAGCCTCGCCAACATGGGGATCTGA
- the queF gene encoding NADPH-dependent 7-cyano-7-deazaguanine reductase QueF (Catalyzes the NADPH-dependent reduction of 7-cyano-7-deazaguanine (preQ0) to 7-aminomethyl-7-deazaguanine (preQ1) in queuosine biosynthesis), which produces MHPAAEDSPLGKASEYIATYTPSLLFPIPRAPKWAELGLTAATLPYQGVDFWNCFELSWLLPSGKPVVAIGEFAIPADSPNIIESKSFKLYLNSLNQTVFADTAALQAVLQADLSAAAGKAVGVRVRSLAEVAAEGVATLPGQCIDELDVAISNYAQPQPQLLRCVPGRTVEESLHSHLLKSNCPVTGQPDWGSVVVQYRGPALEPASLLAYLVSFRQHADFHEQCVERIYLDLLRLLKPEWLTVYARYVRRGGLDINPYRSSAAIQPDNRRLVRQ; this is translated from the coding sequence ATGCACCCTGCCGCCGAAGATTCGCCCCTGGGCAAAGCCAGCGAATACATCGCCACCTACACGCCGTCCTTGCTGTTTCCCATACCGCGCGCGCCGAAGTGGGCCGAGCTGGGCCTGACGGCCGCGACCCTGCCCTATCAGGGGGTGGACTTCTGGAACTGCTTCGAACTGTCCTGGCTGCTGCCCTCGGGCAAGCCGGTGGTGGCGATCGGCGAATTCGCCATCCCGGCGGACTCGCCCAATATCATCGAGTCGAAGTCCTTCAAGCTCTATCTCAACTCGCTCAATCAGACGGTATTCGCCGATACGGCCGCACTGCAGGCCGTGCTGCAGGCGGACCTGTCGGCCGCCGCCGGCAAGGCGGTCGGCGTGCGCGTGCGCAGTCTCGCCGAAGTGGCCGCCGAGGGTGTGGCGACACTGCCGGGGCAGTGCATCGATGAGCTGGACGTGGCCATCAGCAACTACGCCCAGCCACAGCCGCAGCTACTGCGCTGCGTGCCGGGGCGGACAGTCGAGGAAAGCCTGCATAGCCATCTGCTGAAATCCAACTGCCCGGTCACCGGGCAACCGGACTGGGGCAGCGTGGTGGTGCAGTACCGTGGCCCGGCGCTGGAGCCGGCCAGCCTGCTGGCCTACCTGGTGAGCTTCCGCCAGCATGCGGACTTTCACGAGCAATGCGTCGAGCGCATCTATCTCGATCTTCTGCGTCTGCTCAAGCCCGAGTGGCTGACGGTGTACGCGCGCTATGTGCGGCGCGGGGGGCTGGATATCAATCCCTACCGCAGCAGCGCGGCGATCCAGCCGGACAATCGGCGCCTGGTGCGCCAGTGA